A segment of the Sphingomonas cannabina genome:
TGCCGGTGAGGATGCCGGGCAGCGCCAGCGGCAGGACATGGTGGAACACCACCTGGATGCGGCTCGCCCCGATGCCGAGCGCGGCGTCGCGGATCGAGGGCGGCACCGCCTTGATCGCGTTGCGACCGGCGATGACGATCACCGGCATGATCATCAGCGCCAGCGTCATGCCGCCGACGATCGGCGCCGACCGCGGCAGGTGGAAGGTGCCGAGGAACACCGCGAGCCCGAGCAGGCCGAAGATGATCGAGGGCACCGCGGCGAGGTTGTTGATCGATACCTCGATCAGGTCGGTCCAACGGTTCTTGACCGCATATTCCTCGAGATAGATCGCCGTGAGCACGCCGACGGGGAAGGCGATCAGCAGCGTCACCAGCATGGTGAGCAGCGACCCCTTGAGCGCGCCCCAGATGCCGACCGCGCCGGGATCGGTCGCATCGGCGCGGGTGAGGAAGCCCCAGTTGAAGCCGCTCTTCACCGCATCGGCCTCAGCGAGCTTGGCATAAGCCGCCTCGGCTTCCGGGCGGCCCGATCCACGGGCGGCGCCGTCGATCTCGGCGGAGGCGGGGACGGCGATCACCGCCTTGCGCTTGAGCAGCGAGGGATCGGCCTTCACCGCGTCGCGCACCGTGGTCCAGGCGTTGCCGGCGATCCAGTCGTCGGCACCCTCGCCGAACGCCTTCACCGCCGCCACCGACACCTGCTCCTCCAGCCCCGCGCTGGCGAGCGCCAGGTCGGCGCCACGGCCGGAGAGCTGCTCGCGCGTCACCGGCAGCTCGAGCGCGGCGAAGTCGATCGGCAGCCTGACCTCGGTGCGCTGGAATCCCTGAATGCCGCTGCCGAGCATCGTCGCCAGCAGATAGACCAGGAACGCCGCCGACAGCACGATCGCGCCGAGCCCGAGGAGCCGGAACCGCCGCTCGGCGGCGTAGCGGCGCTTCAGGCGACGCTGCATCGCCTGGGTGCGCCAGTCGGTCGGCACGCGCGCCGGGGTGGCGGGGACGGGCGCGCTATTCATAAGCTTCCCGATAGCGCTTCACCACGCGCAGCGCGACGATGTTGAGCAGGAAGGTGATGACGAACAGCGTGAGCCCCAGCGCGAAGGCGGCGAGCGTCTTGGGGCTGTCGAACTCGGCCTCGCCGGTCAGCAGGTCGACGATCTGCTTGGTGACGGTGGTCGCGCTCTCGAACGGGTTGAGCGTGATCGTCGCGGCGCCGGAGGCGGCCATCACCACGATCATCGTCTCGCCGATCGCGCGGCTGACCGCGAGCAGCACGCCGGCGACCACGCCCGGCAGCGCCGCCGGCAGCAGCACGCGCGAGATCGTCTCGCTGGTGGTCGCGCCCATCGCCAGGCTGCCGTCGCGCATCGCGGTGGGGACGGCGGCGATCGAATCGTCCGCCATCGACGAGACGAAGGGGATGATCATCACCCCCATGACGAGCCCCGCCGCCAGCGCGCTTTCCGACGAGGCATAGGTCATGCCCAGCATCACCGCGACGTCGCGGATCGCCGGACCCACCGTCAGCGCGGCGAAATAGCCGTAGACCACGGTCGGCACGCCGGCGAGGATCTCGAGGATCGGCTTCATCCACCGCCGCACGGCCGGCGCGGCATATTGGGTGAGGTAGATCGCGCTCATCAGCCCGAACGGGATGGCGACGATCATCGCGATCACCGCGCCGATGAAGAAAGTACCCCAGAACAAAGGCACCGCACCCAGCACCGATCCGGGATCGTTCGCCGGGATCACCTGCGGGCTCCAGTGCAGCCCGAATAGGAAGTCGGTGACCGGCACCACCGCGAAGAAGCGCGCGCTCTCGAACAGCAGCGACACGAAGATACCGAGCGTGGTCAGGATCGCGATCAGCGAGGCGACCAGCAGGGTCAGCATCATCGTCCGCTCGACCCGCTGGCGCGCGCGGAACGCCGGGGCGAGGCGGCTCAGCGCATAGGCCCCACCGGCGAAGGCGAGCAGCACCGCGATGCCGGTCGCGATCCAGCGGTAGCGGTGCTCGGCGGCGGCGAACAGCGGCGCGAGCTGCTCCGACAGAGGGAAGAAGGCACCATAGGCATGGCCGTTGGCGAGCGCGCGCGCCTCGTCCAGGATCGAATCGCGTTCGAAGCCGAACGGCGGCAGCGCGTTCGCGGCGGGATCGGCGAGCACGCTCGCGGCGACGATCTGAGGCTCGATCACCGCCCAGACGGCGAGGAAGATCAGCGTCGGCACCACCACCCACAGCGCGACATAGGTGCCGTGCTGGCTCGGCAGCGAATGCGGCCGCTCCGGCCCGCCGGCGAAGCGCACTGCGCGGGCGCGCGCCGTCAGCCAGCCGATCAGGCCGAGTCCGGCGACCAGGAACAGGAGCGCATAAGGATTCAAGCGGCGAAATCCGGACGGAGCATGAGGATGATCGGCTGCCTTCTCAGTGGAGCGTCGCCGGATTGAGCGCAATCCCGTTGTTGAGGATGTCCTGCGAGCGCAGCCGCGTGGTGTTGGTCGCCGCGATCAGCCCGCGCTTGACCAGCGGGCCGCTCGGCTTCCACGCCTCGGCATATTCGTCGAGGAATTCCTTGAGGCCGGGAACGGCCTTGAGATGCGCCTTCTTGACGTAGAGATAGAGCGGCCGCGCGCCGGGATAGCGGCCCATCGCGATCGTCTCATAGGTCGGCTCGATCCCTTCCAGCGGCACGCCGTGCAGCCGGTCCTTGTTCTCCTCGAGATAGCTATAGCCGAAGATGCCGACCGCGTTCGGATTGGCCGCGAGGTTCTGGACGATGAGATTGTCGTTCTCGCCCTTGTCGACATAGGGGCCGTCGTCGCGGATCTTGCTGCACACGTCCTTGAACCGGTCGGGATTACCGGCCTTCATCGCCTTGGCCGCGGGCATGGCCGCCTCGCAGCCGGGGTCCATCACCAGCTCGACGAAGGCGTCACGCGTGCCGCTGGTCGATGGCGGACCATAGACCTGGATCGGGATCGCGGGCAGCGCCGGATTGACGTCCTTCCACGTCCTGGCCGTGTTCTTCTCCCCCTTGGGATTGGCAGCGAGCGCCAGATAGACGTCCTGGCGAGTGAGCTTGAATTTCGGCCCGTTGTTCGATTCCGCGAGTGCGATGCCGTCGGTGCCGATCTGGATCTCCATGATCTCGCCGACGCCGTTCTGCTGGCAGGTGTCGTACTCGGACTTCTTCATCTGGCGCGAGGCGTTAAGGATGTCGGGGTGCTGCGGCCCGATTCCGGCGCAGAACAGCTTCACCCCGGCGCCGGTGCCGGTCGATTCGACCACGGGCGCCTTCATGTTGGAATGCTTGTTGACGAACTGCTCGGCGACCGCGGTCGTGAACGGATAGACCGTCGACGATCCGACGATCTTGATCTGGTCGCGCGACTGGCTGCCGCAGCCGGCGAGCGCCAACATCGGCAGCGCCGCTGCCACCAGCTTTCCGAACATGCGCATGTCGATGCCTCCCGAGGACCAGGGGCGCGACTCGCGCGGCCCTCAGGCGCCCTGTGTTTCAGTCACGTTACGGGTTGATGACACCGCGGCCGGCAGCAGGATCGAAACGGTGGTGCCGCGCCCGACTTCGCTGGCGATATCGAGCTGTCCGCGGTGGCGCTCGACGATATGCTTGACGATGGCGAGCCCCAGACCGGTGCCGCCGACCGAGCGGCTGCGCCCCGAATCGACGCGGTAGAAACGCTCGGTGAGCCGCGGCAGGTGATCGGGCGCGATACCCTCGCCCTCGTCGCTGACGGTGAGCCGCACCATCGTGCTGCCGGCCGGTGCGACGGCGATCCGCACCGGCGTTCCGGCCTTGCCGTATTTCATCGCGTTGCCCGCGATATTGTGGAGGAGCTGCGAAAGCTGCGCCCTGTCGCCGATCACCACCGGGACCGCCTTGGCCTCGACCACGAGGTCGGCCCCGCGGGGATCGGGCGTCGCGGCGAGCTCCGCACGGACCTCCTCGACCAGCGCCTGGAGATCGACCTTCTCCTCCGGCACGCGGTATTTCTCCGCTTCGATGCGGCTCAGCGACATGAGGTCGTCGATCAGCCGCTGCATCCGCCGCGCCTCGTCAAACATCACCCCCAGGAAGCGCTTGCGGATCGCGGGATCGTCGCCCGCCTCGTCGCTCAGCGTCTCGATGAAACCGAGCAGGGCGGCGAGCGGCGTGCGCAGCTCGTGGCTGGCGTTGGCGACGAAGTCGACGCGGATGCGCTCGGCGGCGTGGCGGCCGGTCGAATCGGTCAGGTGGACGACGCGGCGGCCGTCGGGCAGCGCGCTGACCTGCATCGCCCAGCGCTGGTCGCGCGCGCCGAGCCCGACGAGATGGATGGGCTGGTGACCCTCGTCGCCGCCGGCGTTGACCAGCCGTTCGGCCGCGGCCGGATGGCGGATCGCGAGGCGGACGTCCTCGCCCAGGATATGCTCGCCGAGCAGCTGGCGCGCGGCGGCGTTGGTGTGGGTGACGCGGGTACCGGCGATCACCAGCACGGGTTCGCCGATCGCCTCGATCAGCGCGCTGGTTGCCGCATGTGGCGACGGCGTCGCTGTCGGCTGGGGCGCGCGCTGCTCCGCCTCGGGCAGCGCCGCCATCAGCAGCACCGCCGCGAAGCCGGCGACCAGCACCAGCAACATCGCCGAGACGTCGTGATTGAGCAGATAGCCGACCAGCGCGGCGACCGCGATCAGACCGAAGGCGACGAGCGCGCGTGCGGACAAGCCGAACCCCATGGACGATGCCTTAAACGTCAAGCGTGGAATGCGATAGGGTAAGGAGCAGGCGGCGGTTCAAAGCTCCTCCCCGGTACGGGGAGGGGGACCGCCGACCGCAGGTCGGTGGTGGAGGGGGCCCTCCACGACGGATTCCGGTGCCGAGGGCCCCCTCCACCAAGCCGCTTCGCGTCTTGGTCCCCCTCCCCGTGCCGGGGAGGAGCTAGACTGTCACCGAACTCAGCCTCTGCAGGACCGGCACCAACGCCTCATAAGAATCGATCACCGCATCCGCCTTTAGCTCCTCGACCGGCTGCATCAGGAAGCCGAAGCTCACCGCAATCGACGGTATGCCGGCATTACGTGCCGCCTGCATGTCATAGATCGAGTCCCCGACGAACGCGGCGGGACCGCGCCCGCACAACTCGATCATGTGCAGGATCGGCGCGGCGGAGGGCTTGGCATTGCCTTTGCCGAGCGTGTCGCCGCCGATCAGGCAGTCGAACCGGTCGCGCAGGTTCAGCTCGCGCATCAGCTTCTCGGCCAGCGCCTCGAACTTGTTGGTGACGATCCCGACCTTCACCCCCATCGCCTTCAGCACATCGACCGCCTCGATCATGCCGGGGAAGGGCCGACTCTCGACCGCGATGTGAGCCTCGTAGAAGCCGAGCAGCAGCTTGTAGAGCCGCCGGAACTCCTCGTCGGAGCAGCCGCCGGTGGCGTCCAGCGCGAGGCGCAGCATATTTTTGGCGCCCCCACCGATCATCGGCTCAACCTCGTCGCGCGTCAGCAGCGGCCGCCCGGCCTCGCCCAGCGCGTGATTGACCGCCGCCGTCAGATCGCCGGAAGTGTCGAGCAGAGTGCCGTCGAGATCGAACCCGACGATCGCAAAGGGAAAATCATGCATCGCCCCTGCGCATGGCCGCTTCGCTATGGAATTGGCAAGACGTTCGTGGCAGGGGCGCCGCTGTGACCCGTCCTCGACCGATC
Coding sequences within it:
- the pstC gene encoding phosphate ABC transporter permease subunit PstC, with amino-acid sequence MNPYALLFLVAGLGLIGWLTARARAVRFAGGPERPHSLPSQHGTYVALWVVVPTLIFLAVWAVIEPQIVAASVLADPAANALPPFGFERDSILDEARALANGHAYGAFFPLSEQLAPLFAAAEHRYRWIATGIAVLLAFAGGAYALSRLAPAFRARQRVERTMMLTLLVASLIAILTTLGIFVSLLFESARFFAVVPVTDFLFGLHWSPQVIPANDPGSVLGAVPLFWGTFFIGAVIAMIVAIPFGLMSAIYLTQYAAPAVRRWMKPILEILAGVPTVVYGYFAALTVGPAIRDVAVMLGMTYASSESALAAGLVMGVMIIPFVSSMADDSIAAVPTAMRDGSLAMGATTSETISRVLLPAALPGVVAGVLLAVSRAIGETMIVVMAASGAATITLNPFESATTVTKQIVDLLTGEAEFDSPKTLAAFALGLTLFVITFLLNIVALRVVKRYREAYE
- a CDS encoding sensor histidine kinase: MGFGLSARALVAFGLIAVAALVGYLLNHDVSAMLLVLVAGFAAVLLMAALPEAEQRAPQPTATPSPHAATSALIEAIGEPVLVIAGTRVTHTNAAARQLLGEHILGEDVRLAIRHPAAAERLVNAGGDEGHQPIHLVGLGARDQRWAMQVSALPDGRRVVHLTDSTGRHAAERIRVDFVANASHELRTPLAALLGFIETLSDEAGDDPAIRKRFLGVMFDEARRMQRLIDDLMSLSRIEAEKYRVPEEKVDLQALVEEVRAELAATPDPRGADLVVEAKAVPVVIGDRAQLSQLLHNIAGNAMKYGKAGTPVRIAVAPAGSTMVRLTVSDEGEGIAPDHLPRLTERFYRVDSGRSRSVGGTGLGLAIVKHIVERHRGQLDIASEVGRGTTVSILLPAAVSSTRNVTETQGA
- a CDS encoding HAD-IA family hydrolase, which encodes MHDFPFAIVGFDLDGTLLDTSGDLTAAVNHALGEAGRPLLTRDEVEPMIGGGAKNMLRLALDATGGCSDEEFRRLYKLLLGFYEAHIAVESRPFPGMIEAVDVLKAMGVKVGIVTNKFEALAEKLMRELNLRDRFDCLIGGDTLGKGNAKPSAAPILHMIELCGRGPAAFVGDSIYDMQAARNAGIPSIAVSFGFLMQPVEELKADAVIDSYEALVPVLQRLSSVTV
- the pstA gene encoding phosphate ABC transporter permease PstA, whose translation is MNSAPVPATPARVPTDWRTQAMQRRLKRRYAAERRFRLLGLGAIVLSAAFLVYLLATMLGSGIQGFQRTEVRLPIDFAALELPVTREQLSGRGADLALASAGLEEQVSVAAVKAFGEGADDWIAGNAWTTVRDAVKADPSLLKRKAVIAVPASAEIDGAARGSGRPEAEAAYAKLAEADAVKSGFNWGFLTRADATDPGAVGIWGALKGSLLTMLVTLLIAFPVGVLTAIYLEEYAVKNRWTDLIEVSINNLAAVPSIIFGLLGLAVFLGTFHLPRSAPIVGGMTLALMIMPVIVIAGRNAIKAVPPSIRDAALGIGASRIQVVFHHVLPLALPGILTGTIIGMARALGETAPLLMIGMRAFIAQAPDGLTDPATVLPVQIFLWSDEVSRGFVEKTSAAILVLLLFLLAMNGLAIYLRNKFETRW
- a CDS encoding PstS family phosphate ABC transporter substrate-binding protein; amino-acid sequence: MRMFGKLVAAALPMLALAGCGSQSRDQIKIVGSSTVYPFTTAVAEQFVNKHSNMKAPVVESTGTGAGVKLFCAGIGPQHPDILNASRQMKKSEYDTCQQNGVGEIMEIQIGTDGIALAESNNGPKFKLTRQDVYLALAANPKGEKNTARTWKDVNPALPAIPIQVYGPPSTSGTRDAFVELVMDPGCEAAMPAAKAMKAGNPDRFKDVCSKIRDDGPYVDKGENDNLIVQNLAANPNAVGIFGYSYLEENKDRLHGVPLEGIEPTYETIAMGRYPGARPLYLYVKKAHLKAVPGLKEFLDEYAEAWKPSGPLVKRGLIAATNTTRLRSQDILNNGIALNPATLH